One Phaseolus vulgaris cultivar G19833 chromosome 2, P. vulgaris v2.0, whole genome shotgun sequence DNA window includes the following coding sequences:
- the LOC137812471 gene encoding probable pectinesterase/pectinesterase inhibitor 51: MDYLFFLSLFLLLTLSAAHRKAPPVAAVKSVTQEIQQACAATRFPQQCQTSLSQYPKLPPNPSSLQFIQAAVAIYSENLATAQSMVKSLLDNAGGSRNLTMAASTCVEVLDNSNHRTSLASDALPQGKIKDARAWLGAALAYQYDCWSGLKYANESAAVGKAMAFIDSLESLSSNALNMVFSLDAFGNDTASWKPPVTERDGFWGTIASGDSGPVGGVPPNLKPDVTVCKNGADGCYKTIQEAVNAAPDNGDGKKRFVILIKEGVYKETVRIPLAKRNVVFLGDGIGKTVITGDANVGLQAMTTYNSATVAVLGDGFMAKDLTIENTAGPDAHQAVAFRSDSDLSVIENCEFLGNQDTLYAHSLRQFYKSCRIEGNVDFIFGNSAAVFQDCLVLVRPRQLHPEKGENNAITAHGRTDPSQPTGFVFQNCVINGTEEYLALYHSNPKVHKNYLGRPWKEYSRTIFVNSELAVILTPQGWMPWSGDFALKTLYYGEFGNKGPGSDLSQRVSWSSKIPQDHILAYSVQNFIQGNDWIPSSSSATPSS, encoded by the exons ATGGATTATCTCTTCTTCCTCTCTCTCTTCCTCCTCCTAACCCTCTCCGCTGCCCACCGAAAAGCCCCGCCCGTCGCCGCCGTCAAATCCGTCACGCAGGAGATCCAACAAGCCTGCGCTGCCACGCGATTTCCGCAGCAATGTCAAACCTCTCTCTCCCAATACCCTAAACTCCCGCCCAACCCCTCCTCTCTCCAGTTCATCCAGGCCGCCGTCGCCATCTACTCCGAAAACCTCGCCACCGCGCAGTCCATGGTAAAGTCCCTCCTGGACAACGCCGGCGGCAGCCGCAACCTCACCATGGCCGCCTCCACCTGCGTGGAAGTATTGGACAACTCGAACCACCGCACTTCCCTCGCCAGCGACGCGCTGCCACAAGGCAAAATCAAGGACGCGCGCGCGTGGCTGGGCGCCGCGCTCGCGTACCAGTACGACTGCTGGAGCGGCCTCAAATATGCTAACGAGTCCGCGGCCGTCGGCAAAGCCATGGCGTTCATTGACTCCCTCGAATCTCTCTCCAGCAACGCCCTCAACATGGTCTTCTCCCTCGACGCCTTCGGAAACGATACCGCTTCGTGGAAGCCTCCCGTCACCGAGCGCGACGGCTTCTGGGGCACCATCGCCTCCGGCGATTCCGGCCCCGTGGGAGGTGTTCCGCCCAATTTGAAGCCCGACGTTACGGTCTGTAAGAACGGAGCTGACGGCTGTTATAAAACCATACAAGAGGCCGTTAACGCCGCGCCAGATAACGGCGACGGGAAGAAGAGGTTTGTCATACTCATAAAAGAGGGAGTTTACAAGGAGACAGTTAGGATTCCGTTAGCGAAGAGGAATGTGGTGTTCTTGGGTGACGGCATTGGCAAGACGGTAATAACCGGTGACGCTAACGTGGGGCTACAAGCCATGACAACTTACAACTCTGCCACCGTCG CTGTTCTTGGGGATGGATTCATGGCAAAGGATCTGACGATTGAGAACACGGCTGGTCCTGACGCACACCAAGCAGTGGCATTCAGATCAGACAGTGATCTTTCGGTGATTGAGAATTGCGAATTCTTGGGCAACCAAGACACTCTCTATGCTCACTCCCTGCGCCAATTCTACAAGTCGTGCCGCATTGAGGGCAACGTGGATTTCATCTTTGGAAACTCTGCTGCAGTTTTCCAAGACTGTCTCGTCCTGGTTCGTCCCAGGCAACTGCATCCAGAGAAGGGCGAGAACAATGCTATCACTGCACATGGGAGAACAGACCCTTCACAACCCACAGGCTTTGTTTTCCAGAACTGTGTGATTAATGGGACGGAGGAGTACCTGGCTTTGTATCACAGCAACCCTAAGGTGCACAAGAACTATTTGGGTAGGCCTTGGAAGGAGTATTCCAGAACGATTTTCGTTAATTCAGAGTTGGCGGTGATTTTGACACCCCAGGGTTGGATGCCATGGAGTGGTGACTTTGCCCTCAAGACCCTCTACTATGGGGAGTTTGGGAACAAGGGACCTGGTTCTGATTTGTCTCAGAGGGTGTCCTGGAGTAGCAAGATCCCTCAAGACCACATCCTAGCGTATTCAGTGCAGAATTTCATTCAAGGAAATGATTGGATTCCATCATCATCTTCCGCTACCCCTTCGTCGTAA